ACCGAGAAAAAAACGTTCATGCTGCTCTTCGTTGCCGTTTGTGGTGATCATGAAGGCGCGCCCCAGGCAATAAGGAAAATAGAACAAATAGCCTAATCCGAAAAGCTCGGACAACCAGCGGGGCAACCCTTGGCCCGCCCAGCGGTAAACATCGGCGCCCAGCATCTGGTCGAACAGACGCAGTTCTTTTTCATAGCTGGGCTGGGGAAATTCGCGTAAAACGAGCCCGATGGATATGTAACCCAACAGAATGACTCCCAGATAGGTCCAATAACGCCAGAATTCCGAGGCTTGCTCATGCCGGGCAAAAAATTGAACCGCCATGAGATAGGCCAGCGTCAAAAGAGCGAGGCTTAATAAGCCTCTGCTTTCAAAAATAGCCGTCCAACCGTATTGCCAGGCCATGCGGCCGGCCAGAAGCGAGGCTAAGACGGTCAAGGTCAGCGCTGTCAGCGCTTCTGCGGTTTTCCAATTTTTCAGCATGAGGTATTTATTTTATCACGGCCGCGCCTCTGTCGACGGAAATTTAATAGAATTTCATCATGCCTGAGACGGATTTCTATAAAACCTTCTATAAAATGTGGGTTGATACCACGGCTAAAATGATCGAGGGCACCATGCGCCACCCTCTGTTCACCCAGGGCATGGGCCAGGCTTTGGAGGGCTCGGTGGAGATGAAAAAAGCCCTGGATTCCTTGGTTGAAAATAGCTTGCACCAGATGCAGTGGCCGACCCCGAAAGATTACGCTTCGTTGGCCAAGAAGGTGCATGAACTCGAAGAGCGCGTCAACGCCCTCGAACGTGGCAACCACAAAAAAGCGAAAGTCCTCCGGGGCTGAGGCTTCGCCGGCCGGCGCCGGTCCGGGGTTCGCCGACAGCGTCGTTCGTTTTTACTCCGGGCTTTTTCAAGAATGGCGGCGGGCGACGTCTTTTAAGAGCCCGGACCTTGATTCTTTTTTTCTCAATAAAGACCGAGTCGAGGTCGGCTTGACTCCTCATGATGTCGTTTATGAAGAAGGCAAATTGCGCCTTCTTCATTATCGAGCCCAATCCAAAAAAGTTTTGCGCCCGCCGCTGCTTGTCG
The DNA window shown above is from Elusimicrobiota bacterium and carries:
- a CDS encoding phosphatase PAP2 family protein produces the protein MLKNWKTAEALTALTLTVLASLLAGRMAWQYGWTAIFESRGLLSLALLTLAYLMAVQFFARHEQASEFWRYWTYLGVILLGYISIGLVLREFPQPSYEKELRLFDQMLGADVYRWAGQGLPRWLSELFGLGYLFYFPYCLGRAFMITTNGNEEQHERFFLGLTIAYSIGFLGYVLFPALGPRYAMGDSFMTDGSWLATAAVALVDRLGSPWAVMPSMHVGATAYILFFDWFNHKRWFWAGLVPALLLWVATMGLGFHYLVDVVTGLIVAWLSLTLTPLLPVWLPSAHQMEHPVPLDKR